One window of the Bacteroidota bacterium genome contains the following:
- a CDS encoding aspartate carbamoyltransferase catalytic subunit yields MSALSQKHLTGLKYLQKSDIELIFQTADNFKEVLQRPIKKVPSLRDITIANLFFEDSTRTRISFELAEKRLSADTINVSSSGSSVKKGETLLDTVRNILAMKVDMVVIRHSSSGAANFLAQNISANIINAGDGTHEHPTQGLLDGYSVREQFKEFKGLNFLLIGDIKHSRVAGSDIPLMLKMGAKVKVCGPPTLIPRYIEEMGVTYEPNLRKALEWCDVANILRIQLERMDIKYIPSLREYALFYGVNRELLDSIKKEITIMHPGPINRGVELNSDVADSKQSIILQQVENGVAIRMAVMYLLAGRN; encoded by the coding sequence ATGAGTGCGCTGAGCCAGAAACATTTAACCGGACTTAAATACCTTCAGAAATCAGATATTGAACTCATTTTTCAAACCGCAGATAATTTTAAAGAGGTTCTTCAGCGACCAATTAAGAAAGTCCCTTCCCTTCGCGACATCACTATTGCCAATCTTTTTTTTGAAGACTCTACCCGCACTCGAATCTCTTTTGAATTGGCAGAGAAAAGACTAAGCGCAGATACTATCAATGTTTCCTCTTCCGGTTCATCCGTAAAAAAAGGAGAGACACTTCTCGACACCGTCCGAAACATTTTGGCAATGAAAGTGGATATGGTGGTGATTCGTCACTCTAGCTCAGGGGCGGCTAACTTTCTGGCTCAAAACATTTCAGCTAATATTATCAATGCCGGTGACGGCACTCATGAACATCCTACACAGGGATTGCTTGACGGCTATTCAGTAAGAGAACAGTTCAAGGAATTTAAAGGATTGAATTTTCTGCTTATCGGAGATATTAAACATTCGAGAGTTGCCGGTTCAGATATTCCATTGATGCTCAAGATGGGTGCAAAGGTGAAAGTTTGCGGGCCTCCCACGCTCATTCCTAGGTACATAGAGGAAATGGGCGTGACCTATGAACCAAATTTGCGCAAGGCGCTGGAGTGGTGCGATGTGGCCAACATTCTTCGTATTCAGTTAGAGCGGATGGATATTAAGTATATCCCTTCTCTGCGCGAGTATGCACTTTTCTATGGTGTGAATCGGGAGCTATTAGATTCTATTAAGAAGGAAATCACCATCATGCACCCCGGACCGATTAATAGGGGAGTGGAATTGAATAGTGACGTTGCCGATTCAAAGCAATCTATTATTCTACAACAAGTTGAAAATGGGGTAGCCATCCGCATGGCAGTCATGTATCTTCTGGCAGGAAGGAATTGA
- the pyrR gene encoding bifunctional pyr operon transcriptional regulator/uracil phosphoribosyltransferase PyrR, translating to MQPRIILDSKQFDLTITRLCHQLIEVHKDFSASSIIGVQPRGVFLADRIHKKLLQILKVKSIDCGKLDITFYRDDFRKKGKPMIADETDVPFSLEGRNIILVDDVLYTGRTIRSALDAILDYGRPEDVELLVLIDRRLHRHLPIQAKYVGRVIDSIAAEKVIVEWKESDGADKVWIVEDKN from the coding sequence ATGCAGCCCCGCATCATTCTTGACAGCAAGCAGTTCGATCTCACGATTACCCGTCTCTGCCATCAGTTAATTGAAGTACACAAAGATTTCTCAGCGTCTTCTATCATAGGAGTGCAGCCACGAGGAGTATTTCTAGCAGACCGTATCCATAAGAAGCTGTTGCAGATATTGAAAGTCAAGAGCATTGATTGTGGCAAACTGGATATTACTTTCTATCGCGACGATTTCCGTAAAAAGGGAAAACCAATGATTGCGGATGAAACCGATGTGCCATTTTCTTTGGAAGGCAGAAACATTATTTTGGTGGATGATGTATTATATACCGGGAGAACGATTCGTTCGGCACTGGACGCTATTCTTGATTATGGTCGCCCGGAAGATGTTGAGTTGTTGGTGCTGATTGATCGGAGGTTACACCGGCATTTGCCTATTCAGGCAAAATATGTAGGCCGGGTGATTGATTCCATAGCTGCAGAAAAGGTTATAGTAGAATGGAAGGAATCTGATGGTGCAGATAAGGTGTGGATTGTGGAAGACAAAAATTAA